In Chryseobacterium gotjawalense, the following are encoded in one genomic region:
- a CDS encoding nucleotidyl transferase AbiEii/AbiGii toxin family protein, whose protein sequence is MKNKFLSLPEETRINAFNQIAEKKGITPFAVEKDWWVTQSLSIIFAMEEAEFLVFKGGTSLSKSWNLIQRFSEDVDLAIDREFLGFTEIPKRKTNLRKKSGKFVAEEFYPKLQKCFEDKGIAEDVIFTLENVQSSDQDPRIINIYYPSIIETKGYLNPRVQIEIGCRSLKEPFSNCLISSFVDQEYKDLDFSSDEFLVPSVNPERTFLEKIFLLHEEFQKPHDKIRVNRLSRHLYDIYSLYHSEFKDKALQDEDLYKTIVHHRIEFTKVAGVDYSLHNPQTINPIPPDSIIKQWEEDYETMKSEMLYSEHRPEFSEIIDTLEKLKSEINKLEWVVF, encoded by the coding sequence ATGAAAAATAAATTTCTGAGCTTACCGGAAGAAACAAGAATCAATGCATTCAATCAAATAGCAGAAAAGAAAGGAATTACACCCTTCGCTGTGGAAAAAGATTGGTGGGTTACGCAAAGCTTGTCTATAATATTTGCCATGGAGGAAGCTGAGTTCTTAGTTTTCAAAGGTGGTACATCATTAAGTAAATCGTGGAATCTAATTCAAAGGTTTTCTGAAGATGTTGATTTGGCAATTGATAGAGAATTTTTGGGTTTTACTGAAATCCCTAAAAGAAAAACTAATCTTAGAAAGAAATCTGGAAAATTCGTAGCTGAAGAATTTTATCCCAAGCTACAGAAATGTTTTGAAGATAAAGGCATTGCAGAAGATGTTATATTTACCCTTGAAAATGTTCAGTCATCAGATCAAGATCCACGAATCATTAATATTTACTATCCTTCCATCATTGAAACCAAAGGATATTTGAATCCACGAGTACAAATTGAAATAGGTTGCAGGTCATTAAAAGAACCTTTTTCTAATTGTTTGATTTCTTCTTTTGTTGATCAGGAATATAAAGATCTAGATTTTTCATCTGATGAATTTCTTGTACCTTCTGTTAATCCGGAGAGAACATTTTTGGAGAAAATATTCTTACTACATGAAGAATTTCAGAAACCACATGATAAAATTAGAGTAAATCGTTTGAGTAGACATTTATACGATATTTACTCTCTTTATCATTCTGAGTTTAAAGATAAAGCGCTACAAGATGAGGATTTATATAAAACTATTGTACATCACAGAATTGAGTTTACCAAAGTTGCTGGTGTTGATTACTCACTACACAATCCTCAAACCATAAATCCAATTCCTCCGGATTCAATTATCAAGCAATGGGAAGAAGATTATGAAACCATGAAATCAGAGATGTTGTATAGTGAACACAGACCTGAATTTTCTGAGATAATTGATACACTCGAAAAGCTAAAGTCTGAAATTAATAAATTGGAATGGGTTGTTTTTTAG
- a CDS encoding transposase: MKKSRFTEAQILKVLQTQQEGKKVAEICREFGISEQTFYNWKSKYGGMTLSELQRVKELESENARLKRIVADQQLSIDILKEINAKKW, encoded by the coding sequence ATGAAAAAATCAAGATTTACGGAGGCCCAGATTTTAAAGGTGCTCCAGACCCAGCAAGAAGGTAAAAAAGTGGCAGAGATCTGCCGGGAGTTTGGGATTTCCGAGCAGACGTTTTATAACTGGAAGAGCAAATACGGCGGCATGACCCTCTCGGAACTCCAGCGTGTTAAGGAGCTGGAATCGGAAAATGCCCGCCTTAAGCGTATTGTTGCAGACCAGCAACTGTCCATCGATATTTTGAAGGAGATCAACGCAAAAAAGTGGTGA
- a CDS encoding IS3 family transposase gives MVTPYQKERCIAYLQEIKPDVSYAKVCRVMGRSRTSKYYEKRMPPKDEKLKGAITSILGTSRLGRKKVIVKVKRKFPEFGASQIRRVYQKYGFSLYRRMKRKRFDNPANPISVPLEQNEEWAMDFMSDALARGSRFRTLNIIDQYNRKCLGIDIRTSMPSRAVITFLERVIEKHGKPKGIRTDNGSEFTSGLFQTWLHENNIEWIKIQKGKPQQNAIIERFNKTYREDILDAHLFFSQQQVKQLTAVWIEDYNNERPHEALNFKTPAEYEAA, from the coding sequence GTGGTGACACCTTATCAAAAAGAGCGCTGTATTGCTTACCTGCAGGAGATAAAACCGGATGTAAGTTATGCTAAGGTGTGCCGCGTAATGGGACGCTCACGAACTTCAAAATATTATGAAAAGCGAATGCCGCCGAAGGATGAAAAGCTGAAAGGAGCCATCACATCAATATTGGGAACCAGCAGATTGGGACGCAAGAAAGTCATTGTGAAAGTGAAGAGGAAATTTCCTGAGTTCGGTGCTTCTCAAATCCGACGCGTGTATCAGAAGTATGGTTTTTCGCTTTACAGAAGAATGAAGAGAAAACGCTTCGACAATCCTGCCAATCCCATTTCTGTCCCGTTGGAGCAGAATGAGGAATGGGCAATGGACTTTATGAGTGATGCACTGGCAAGAGGTTCACGGTTCCGGACCCTGAATATTATTGATCAGTATAACAGAAAATGCCTGGGCATTGATATTCGCACCTCGATGCCCTCCAGAGCGGTAATAACGTTTTTGGAGCGTGTTATCGAGAAGCATGGCAAACCCAAGGGTATCCGCACCGATAACGGTTCGGAGTTCACCTCGGGTCTGTTCCAGACGTGGCTGCATGAGAATAATATCGAATGGATCAAAATCCAGAAAGGAAAACCACAGCAGAACGCCATCATCGAGCGGTTCAACAAAACCTACCGGGAAGACATTCTGGATGCGCATTTATTTTTCTCACAGCAGCAGGTGAAGCAGCTTACTGCGGTGTGGATTGAGGATTATAACAATGAAAGACCGCATGAGGCACTGAACTTTAAAACCCCGGCGGAATATGAAGCAGCGTAA